One genomic segment of Chitinophaga sancti includes these proteins:
- a CDS encoding DUF3037 domain-containing protein, whose amino-acid sequence MQEKHLYEYAVIRVVPSVVREEFLNIGVILYCKQQRYLQTIYTLNEEKIRSLAPDIDMEELNAYLVAFEQIAAGNRDAGPIAKLDQPSRFRWLTATRSTIIQSSKVHPGLCGDLSGTLQRLHAQLVL is encoded by the coding sequence ATGCAAGAGAAGCACTTATATGAGTATGCTGTCATTCGCGTAGTTCCCAGTGTGGTACGCGAAGAGTTTCTCAATATAGGTGTGATCCTGTATTGTAAACAACAGCGGTATCTGCAAACCATTTATACCCTGAACGAGGAAAAGATCAGGAGCCTGGCGCCGGATATCGATATGGAGGAACTTAACGCATACCTGGTTGCCTTTGAACAGATTGCCGCAGGGAATCGTGACGCGGGACCGATTGCCAAATTGGACCAACCTTCCCGTTTTCGCTGGCTAACTGCGACAAGAAGTACTATTATTCAATCATCTAAAGTACATCCGGGACTGTGTGGGGACCTGTCCGGAACATTGCAGCGCTTACATGCACAATTAGTTTTATAA
- a CDS encoding T9SS type A sorting domain-containing protein, translating to MKLYLLCCISLLMAILSVQAQDTIPPAPVGSTIYLLNDVWLMSAADRYGPMKCDHTSISASEQFIIVDAGDSTIALQGSNGRYVTSTSPMRCTSTMIDHNSRFKWVGLSNNTVALQNLKGEFVFMESNLLSLNCNAKEINTGTTFTWSAVSVSSQEEKTASADLKVFPNPASGNVNIKYELQTAAEVLIEFYNSRGALVKSFLGGLQEGTTRLNVGISDLEAGMYLVRLTSKGIKETKKLIVQ from the coding sequence ATGAAACTTTACTTACTGTGCTGCATATCGTTGCTGATGGCTATCCTGTCTGTACAAGCACAGGATACCATTCCCCCTGCTCCTGTAGGCAGCACTATTTACCTGCTCAACGATGTCTGGCTCATGTCTGCTGCTGACAGGTATGGCCCTATGAAATGTGATCATACCTCCATCAGCGCCTCCGAACAATTTATAATTGTCGATGCCGGCGACAGCACCATCGCCCTACAGGGTAGTAACGGTCGTTATGTTACATCTACCAGTCCAATGCGATGTACCAGTACGATGATTGATCACAACTCCCGTTTTAAATGGGTAGGCCTGAGCAACAATACCGTTGCATTGCAAAACTTAAAAGGAGAATTTGTTTTTATGGAGAGCAACCTGCTGAGCCTGAACTGCAATGCGAAAGAGATCAATACCGGTACGACCTTTACATGGAGCGCCGTGTCTGTCTCCTCACAGGAAGAGAAAACAGCCTCCGCCGATCTGAAAGTCTTTCCCAATCCCGCATCCGGCAATGTCAATATTAAGTATGAATTGCAAACCGCTGCTGAAGTATTAATTGAATTTTACAATAGCCGGGGTGCTTTGGTGAAATCTTTCCTGGGTGGATTGCAGGAAGGTACCACCCGCCTGAATGTGGGCATCAGTGACCTGGAGGCTGGCATGTACCTCGTGCGACTGACTTCTAAAGGCATTAAAGAAACGAAGAAACTAATCGTTCAGTGA